In Rutidosis leptorrhynchoides isolate AG116_Rl617_1_P2 chromosome 2, CSIRO_AGI_Rlap_v1, whole genome shotgun sequence, one genomic interval encodes:
- the LOC139890738 gene encoding Golgi apparatus membrane protein-like protein ECHIDNA, whose translation MDLNPPQGENYANPRICFFHVLFKAGALAFYILSALFFDSFVIIFVVTVLLAALDFWVVKNVSGRILVGLRWWNEIDDNGESVWKFECLDQESLARMNKKDSWLFWWTLYLTAVVWIFFGIFSLIRFQADYLLVVGVCLTLSIANIVGFTKCRKDAKKQIQQFASQTIANRFSSTLQSAFSVV comes from the exons ATGGATCTGAATCCG CCTCAAGGGGAAAACTATGCGAACCCAAGGATATGCTTCTTTCATGTGCTCTTCAAG GCTGGAGCATTGGCATTTTATATTCTATCCGCTCTGTTTTTTGATAGTTTTGTCATAATTTTTGTGGTGACTGTTCTTCTGGCCGCTCTCGATTTCTGGGTAGTTAAAAATGTCAGCGGTCGAATCTTAGTCGGTTTGAGGTGGTGGAATGAAATCGATGACAATGGTGAAAGTGTGTGGAAATTTGAATGTCTTGACCAAGAG TCATTAGCTCGAATGAACAAAAAGGATTCATGGCTGTTCTGGTGGACCCTTTACTTGACT GCGGTTGTATGGATCTTCTTTGGTATATTCTCTCTGATAAGGTTCCAAGCTGATTATCTTCTTGTTGTTGGAGTTTGCTTGACTCTCAGCATTGCAAATATTGTGGGCTTCACAAAATGCCGCAAAG ATGCAAAGAAGCAGATTCAACAATTTGCCTCCCAGACTATTGCAAATCGGTTTTCATCGACGCTGCAGTCTGCATTTAGCGTTGTCTAG